From the Candidatus Latescibacterota bacterium genome, the window GCCAATACTCTGGCGTTCAAACAAAGGGGACGGTATACGACAATAGGCCCCGCCTTTCACAGGACTCATCTGGAAGCTGGCTGTGAATTCTGCGGATCATGCGTTTCTGCATGTCCTACCGGGGCATTGTCCGAAAAAACAAGAAAATGGGAAGGCAGACCGGACAGCGTGAAGACAACGACATGCTCTTTATGTGGTATCGGGTGTCGTATCGATCTCCAGATAAAAGGCAAAAAGGTGATCGGAAGCCTTCCAGCCGATGATTCCCTGATCAGTGACAAACAACTTTGCGTAAAAGGCAGGTTCTGCGTACCAGAGATCGTCAATAGCCACAAACGGCTGAAAAAACCATATATCATCCGGGAGGGATATCGCTTCAATATCGGATGGAACGAGGCTATAGATCTGGCTGTGGAAAAACTCTCCTCATGCGACCCCGATGAATTCGGCATGCTCGTCTCGGCCAATTGCACAAACGAGGATCTGTATATAGCCCAGAAGTTCTCACGATCGGCGATGGGTACTCATAATATCAATTCGGACGCGAGGCTGTTTTATCGACAGAATTTCAACCAGTACATCGACCTGTTTGGCAGAAGCGGCCTGGCCTCGGATATTCAGAATGCCTCTGTGATACTATGCGTTGGACTCGATACCAGATACAGTCGATCGGTAGTCGGAGTCGAACTCCGCAAGGCGATAATGGGCGGCGCGAAGATCGTCACCATCAACTCCGGGGAGCATAACCTGGCCACGATCGCCGACAAATGTATCCTGACGGAACCGGGAGGAGAAGGTAAGGTTCTCGAAACCCTGATCAAACTTACTGCTTCAAATAGAAGATCTGCCCCGCGGAAAGAAAATACGGGAACAGAAAAGGATGAGATAAGCCAGGTGGCGGATCTTCTGATACAGGCCGACAGGCCGGTCATATTGATCGGGTCGGACCTGACAGCTGCCGCCGGGAGCACATCGTCTCTGGAAAGCCTGGGAAGTCTCGCTGATAATATCGGCGCCAGCATACTGTCTCTACCGCCTCAGAGCAACTTCACAGGAACGATGTTGATGGGAGCTTATTCGGAACTTCTTCCTGGCGGGGTCGCGGCAGATGACAAAAAGAATCTCGGATTGCTGAGAAAGTATTCCGGATCCAGTATCCCGAAGTATTCCAGGCCGTGGAATATAGAGGATGCGTCTGCCTGGAAGAATCTCAGGGTACTCTACATGATCGGGGAATTCCCGGAAAGCCAGCATTGTTCGGCCGATTTTACTATCATCCAGAATATCTTTGCCCCCGACCCTCCGGCCAAAGCCGACCTGGCCCTGCCTGCTGCCGCCTTTACGGAGACGGACGGGACTATAATAAACTTTGAAGGCAGAGTGCAGAGAATCGTAAAAGCCGCCCCTCCCCCGGGCAAAGCGCTCCCCGACTGGAAAATCCTCTGCTCGATAGCCCGCAGGATGGGAAAAGACGGTTTCGACTACAAAAACGCTGCGGCGATTCGAAAAGAGATCGCGATGTCCCTACCCGCCATTACCGGAAAGCCTGATATTTCAAACGCTCCAGCCATCAAGGGAAGGCTGACACAATCGGCAAAGAAACCCATCAAGAGGAAAAGGAGAACCGATGAGTACCCGCTGATACTCACGGCATTGACAACCGAGCATACTTACAGGGGGATCTCTCTCGCCGATACAGTCGACGGAGCCAGTGTGCTGTTCAGGGAAGATCTTCTGGAAATAAACATCAGGGACGCGAGGAAGATAAGAGTCCGCGACGGCGACGAAGTCATAGTATCCGCACCCGGAATCAATATGGACCTGACAGCAAAGATAACCGGCAGACAACCTGTCGGAACTTTGCGTGCGACTCTTTCCCGTGGCAAATCAATCGAATTCAATCCTTGCCCCGTAAAGATAAGGAAAAAGTGATGTACAAGTTGACTGACGCCAGGATG encodes:
- a CDS encoding molybdopterin-dependent oxidoreductase, with translation ANTLAFKQRGRYTTIGPAFHRTHLEAGCEFCGSCVSACPTGALSEKTRKWEGRPDSVKTTTCSLCGIGCRIDLQIKGKKVIGSLPADDSLISDKQLCVKGRFCVPEIVNSHKRLKKPYIIREGYRFNIGWNEAIDLAVEKLSSCDPDEFGMLVSANCTNEDLYIAQKFSRSAMGTHNINSDARLFYRQNFNQYIDLFGRSGLASDIQNASVILCVGLDTRYSRSVVGVELRKAIMGGAKIVTINSGEHNLATIADKCILTEPGGEGKVLETLIKLTASNRRSAPRKENTGTEKDEISQVADLLIQADRPVILIGSDLTAAAGSTSSLESLGSLADNIGASILSLPPQSNFTGTMLMGAYSELLPGGVAADDKKNLGLLRKYSGSSIPKYSRPWNIEDASAWKNLRVLYMIGEFPESQHCSADFTIIQNIFAPDPPAKADLALPAAAFTETDGTIINFEGRVQRIVKAAPPPGKALPDWKILCSIARRMGKDGFDYKNAAAIRKEIAMSLPAITGKPDISNAPAIKGRLTQSAKKPIKRKRRTDEYPLILTALTTEHTYRGISLADTVDGASVLFREDLLEINIRDARKIRVRDGDEVIVSAPGINMDLTAKITGRQPVGTLRATLSRGKSIEFNPCPVKIRKK